GACAAGTGCAGCAAATGTTTGGGGAGATCGACAAAGAGCTGTATGAGGGGAGAGGAAGCGGTGGCGGGATACTCAAGGGGCTGCAGGATGAATGTGAGCAGTGGGCCACACGTTTCCCTCATCTGCGGTAAGTTATCCACCGCTTcctacctgaaaaaaaaacccacatcccTCTTTTGCATGAAATCATAATCATTTAactcatttattcattgtaTGTGTGTCACGAAGGATCCTCGGGACTCAGCTGGTGTATCCCAGTGATGAGGGCTTCCAGTGGTACGCGACTTCAGGGATGAGCATCTCTACCAGCAGCCCAGCAGCAGGCACCGAGGGCAGGGTGACGTCCCAGGAGACAGACGAGGGAGGCAAAGAGTACGTTTTAAGTTCACTGACCGAGTTCAAGCTGCAGTGTATGTCTCTTAACCTACAGGAGCCTAAAGTATAGTTTTATTGTGATTGGGACTAAGGCAGAATCTATTTTTGTGATAGTTATAATTTTTTGGTCCATCAATCAGTCATTGACTGTTCATTGCTTGAAACCTGTTTCCTCACCTTTTGATATTATAAAATCCTGCCAACTGAGAATACTTTAGGACCCATCTACAACATGTGTGCTTTGGACAGTGTTCTAAGAGTAAGTGTATGTCGCTTTATTATTCAACGAAGTTTGCTATTagtattaatattattcatCTGGTTCTTGAGTGGCTGTTGGCGGGCTGTCCAGACGACTGGTGTTGGTGCATCAATTATAGAGGAGTCCTGGCCGACTCTGTGGTTTTGTGACCTAGATTCTCCGGCTTGTTGGTCAAGTTTGACAGACCAAGTCCTGCTTGTAACAAGGCAGTGGCACTGTTGGACACAGTGGAGTTCGTCAGTCACTTTATTAATGTCACTACACAGTGTGTTCCCGGGAGCAAAAGATTGTCCCTGGGTTTTCCTTCTGTGTTTTAACCTGCAGCTCTCAGCTGGATGCtggtttatttattgtttattgaccACAGTGTCGGCTTGTGTCTGAGAGTATATGATTGTATGTGTACGTATTTAACTATTTGTGCTCCTGTCTTGGTGGAAAGGTTGAATGTGCAGGGCAGGAGAGCGGCACTGATCACGTCCTCCTCAGCAGAGCCGGACGGGCCCCCTAGCGCCTCCGCCGGCTCCAGCAGTCATTACAAACGAGTGATTGAAGTGGAGGGTCTCATGGAGGAGTACCTGGCCTTCGATAGCAGGGACTTGTGAGTTTCTCACTTTCTTCATGCAACACAGAATTGATCTTCTACCGGAAACTAACTCTAAACCCCAGATGCTTTCCACGTGTCGTTCAGTTTATTTAGTGTAGTTTCCCATATCTGTCGTCAACAGGGAAGACAAGTGGGCGCAGGATTGTTCAGAGTCAGGTCGGAAGCATCACTCTCTGCCCCCTGTCTCGCCATATCGATGTCGCTACCAAGCTGTTCTTGACCTGCTCTTTGATGATGTGTGGCGGCAGCTGGTTGGCTGGATGAAAGAGCTAGTTCGGCGCCACTGGGAATGCTGCACCTCAAGTAGAACAGATTTCTTCTCTTACTGTTTTGCATACATTTGGCCTAAATGACATGAACACACGTCCATACTCATGCACACTGTTTGAACGTGTGATTGGCAGACGATGAAAAGACTTCTGGGAGCCTGAGCCCCGTGCACCAAGACTCCCAGAATCCCTTCATGCTGCTCTCCACGCTGCCCACGCTGCTGCCCAAACTCGGTCAGAGCAGGGGCCCGCCGCTCACAGCAGGCCTGCAGCTCCAGGTCAGTGGTCCGAGGGGGGCTGAGAGGCATCAGGGTGTATGGGGGAAAAGTCAGGGAGCCCACTGATATTCGCATCACTGTCAACAGTTCAGGAGTTCAAGTCAAAACTTGTAATCTTTCTAAATGAATCTTTTAACAGATGCAATGAAACATATTCGAAACATTTTGCATGTACCTTGAGTTCTCCTCCCCTATGATCACTGCAATATGTAACtagaaaataaaaggagaaaaggagaaaactAAGTTGGCacaaagttttaaaatacaGCACGAGTGCAGAGCAGCGTACAAATACTGAGGTTTAATCCCTCCTGATTTTAAACCTGTTTGTGGCAGAAGAGATGTAGGTGAGTCATTTGAGGCCTTAAAAGAGttaaatttgacctttttaGAGTCTGATTGTTCTTCACTCCTGCTTGTTGCTCTTTCAGTCTTTCAATGCTTCCAGCCAATTAACTTgtgtcactgtttttctttccttccctctttactctctgttgtgttctgttgGCCTTGTGTCTTATGtctattttcctttctttccatttgttcattccttttttgttgtttctttttgtttttatatctgtCTTTACccttttccttcccttcccttcttcTATATCCACTCTGTTCCCTTGTCCAtgcctttttccccttttaaagAACACAAAGTCAAGGGGCTCAAAGCACAAGTCCAGACGGAAATCCAAAAAGCAGAAAAGGCCGTCCGCTGTATGTAACCCCTCACTTAGAGCCAAAATGATGGCGTGTTGTGTGCATGCCGTCCACATCTCTAGAGTAAACATGCTTTTGCCTGTTGATAAACACAAATGCCTCCCCCAAGGTTTCTCCTTTTAATTAACTGCAAGTTCATTTCAACACAAACTACGttggttttctttctgtcacaatGAGAATGTTGGAAACGCTCTGTTCTGTTAGTTCTTGCTTTTGTTGCACTGTAAGTGTTGTGAATGTGATTTTGGTGGTATAGCAGATATGGGGAACTACTGCATGATAAATAACCATTTCTTGGAGATTATACTGTATTGCACATGTTGAATGAATAACAATATGTCCATTGGCCTTCACTAGATCAATTCTTTGTATCTAACCTGCCCTCCTGCtacaccccctcccccttctgtGTCATTACGTTCTCCCCCTCATCTCACACCCTTCCCCAGGCTGGAAGGGTTCCAGTTGGAGCAGTGGCGACCCAGCACAGCCTGAACGACCTCATTGTGATCCACAGCATCCCCCTGCAGCAGAGGAGTGCGCTTGAGAGAAACCAGTATGGATACATTTTGCTCCTCTGACTAATTAGTACCAGTgcagaaaagcagcaaacaaTGGCACAGCCaccacacatttgtgttttgccaaaatgtttgaatgtgaagGAAAAAGAGGCATAGCTGTGTCACAGTTGCTGGTTTCTATTTACAGGCAAACACGTTGTATTTTGAGAAGAAGATTTGTCAAATCCTCAATCACGTCTTTGTCCGCCATCGTTACACAGCCATTTAGCAGCTGGTGCAAATCCACCATTCATCAGTtgtgtttcactctctcttcccCGTACAGCGAGCCAGAAGAACGGGCATCCCACAGACCGGGCTCCAGCGCGGTCCCCTCCAGCAAACCCCGCCCTCGCCGAAACCTGGAGCAGAGCTCTTCCCCGCTGTCCCGCCCAGCACAGTCAGCTCGACGCAGAAACCCTCCCCCCCGGACGCTCCTGCCACTGGTGCCCAGTCTGAGTCAGTTCAGCACAGCGGGGTCCATGGATGAGGTCGTCCGCGGGACACGTCTGTGAGTCGAACAGAACTTTCATATGTGATACCAACCCAAGTGCTGAACTTGTCatgaactgtacatttttttttatggtacattatgacattttaagaaatgttcttctttttttttctttcttgtttagAGTTAATTGAGAACGTACAGTAAGACTGAGCTGATGTATCAAAACATTTGTggatttaatttctcttttattttattttatttaactgtCACCACTGTGAACCTCAACTTCTCAGTCTTCACCAAGAAATAGTCAGGCAAAAAACTAGAACTTGTTGGTTTTACCCTTTGTATCTTCTACACTTTAAACAAGTAAGATTTAAcatggaaattgttttttttacctttagtctccagctgtttcctcttgttttcaaAGAGGCTACGCTAACCATATCCTGACTCTTTCTTCATATTCAATGGACACATATTAGACTAGTGATCATGTCATCTTTCTATAGGCAGTAAAGTGAATAAGCACATTTAGaacaaatcctaaaaaaaaacaatcagtttCATTATCCTCAACAAATGAGTCATAAACAATACTTATGTTTGTAACTTTACTTAAAGATATTAACATTGTGACATAATACTACCTGCATCATTAACGGTGACACCTGCAGTTACCAAAATGTCCaatatgtgaaaaacaaaacaaaacacaccacgTCCTTCACTGAAAAGTATCTCACAAGATGTCAAATTCTAACTTTGTTTGTCATCCTGTTTGTCAAGTGAGTTTTCACTGACCACGCCTGTCTTCAGTATGTTAGTGACATAGGTGCACCACAAAAACTCAAACTATGATATTTATGTACTTATATGTTCTTCCTCAGACCCACGGCCAGTGACCacctgtcgtctcctctgtcgccTCTGAGCAGAAACACACTTCTTCCCCCCATCAGCAGCGGGGACCCAGATTCCTCTCAGTCCAAACCTGCACAGGTACAGCACCACTTCAAAATACACTGTTTGACAACTAGGATCACGTTACAACTTTCTAAAAGATTTACCAGTGACCCGTACACAGCCTAAAATTCTGTTGTGCTTGAGCATTAATTCAATGTACTGATCATTTTCTTGAACGCAGTAAAACGCCTGTTGCAACTTTATAAACTCTGCGTATCTGAACATATTTTTTCCATCGGTCCAGCGTCGGAAAGGCTCGTCCAGCCGCGCACACAGTGCTATCAACGACGAGGCAGGTGGTTCAATACCAAGGGATCGTCTCCACCTGTTGGACGTCTTCTCTCGCCCCAACACCACTCACACGTACAGGGTAAGGGCTCGTCCTCATCACCCAATACATGTGCACACAGCCTACTATCACAGGTATGTCTGTTATGTAGAGAAACTGCCatgttacttttatttttcaaaccaTTGGGTTTAGCTCTTTATCAATATGGCGTTTATATTTCCAAGTTGTTAGATGGTGTGGTTAATGAATTGTATGACAGTATGTTTGACCCTTGTCCTCCTTTTCAGTCGGACACCCCGTACCGTCGCTCCTTCACAGTATTGGACAGCATCGGGCAGGGGCGGCCAGGCAGAGCCTCTGTGGGCACAGGTCAGAAATCGAACTGgagtaatgaataaaaaaacatattgctgGAAAATGGATGTGATACACCGCAGTGGTTCTGAGCTGTGAAGTAGTGTTTCATCAACCTTACCTACCtttacaaaatgtgtacatttgaattgatttggaagagacgtgctagcgactgCTGCgacgactcaggggttttgcaCGTGCCTCATGGTTAGCAGGTCTGTCTCCCGTACCCAAGGCTGagggttcgagccccgaccgGGTgcagtcaaaaacaaacaatctttctccaaaatcgcttactgcccctttaagtggttgcccaaggacacaatggcATGCGGAccaggggaagctgggatcacTCTTTAAGCTAATTATTTAAACTATTTATCATTACATTTCTGCTTCTTTCAGCTGTTAATCCTAATTATCTTATGTTACTTTTAGCTTTACATttcaaccatccatccatttgatGAAATTATTATCTATTCCACAATCTTTCAGCTTTCCCCATGGCAACTGCAGACGTACCCCTGGGGTACAAATACCCCTGATGGGATTTTTTCTTATGTGTTACTTTGTCTGTGCTTGTAATGTACAGACCCAGTGCCTTGGTAAGGTTGGTTTTGTAGTACATCACTCATGCacttatttattctttcatttcccAGACTCTCTTGGAATTGGTGTGACCGGCGTCAGTCTTGGCATCAGCAGTTCATCTTTCTTGGATTCATTTTCCCACCATCCCTTGGGGCACTCGCCCATCGAAGACGAAGAGGAGCCAGACCACCAAGCCCCTGTCCCAGGTCAGTAGATAATTAGCGATGGATGAAATTCCTTGTTTTAAGTTTCACGTTTTGAGCTCAGGATGTTGAttcatttgacatgttttcctctctccagtAGCTCCACTGGTGCCTGTGTCTGTCCCACCTCGGTCTTACACCCGTGGAGGCATCTCGTCCAGAGCCAGTAGACTTGGCTTGTAGTCCAACACTCCACAGCATCTGTGCCCATTTAACATTTCTTGTCTCAACTCAAGtagcatattttattttcactgtgcTGCTTTGGCGAAATTtttgtctgacttttttttatttcacaaatcaGCTTATGTGGCTGCCAAACACAAATGACTCAACAGGAACTCCATCTTCATGTACGGCGTGAGCTGTACGTGTAGACATACGTTCAAATATGTATGATCTGATTGTGTATACATCTACACAGCTCAAAAAAGTTAAGGGAACACTTAAATCAGATCTTGGTAAACAAATCATTCAAGTTGAACATCTTTACTGATGTACATTGTATGatttgttgagaacaaaatTACGTAACAATGGTCAGTGGAAACCAAAATCATCAACCCACTGAGGGCTGGATTCAAAATCACACCGACAATCAAGAATGTCAATGACAGGCTGACCAATTCGCGTGGCTTTTGCAATGGTAACTCAGAATGTGACTCATCAGTGTGTATGGCCCCAACGTGCCTGTATGACCTCCGGACAACATCAGGGCTCCTGATGAGTCGGGGGACGGTGTCCTGGGGGATCTCCTCCCAGACCTGGATCAGGGCATCATGAGCTCCTGGACAGTCTGTGGAGGTACTTAGTGGTGACAGATGCACCGATATATAACGTCCCATAAGTCAGGGGAACGAGGGCCAGTCAGTGGCAACAATGCCTTCGTCAATCACTCTGAGGATTCTATCCTCAGTCAGTAATTGACTATGCAGGTAATAGCACATCCATCCAAATAGATAGAGGggataaaaaaacccccactaaTGTTCTCTGATGTGACAGAGAGTTCAGTACTGTATCTTTTCATAAGGTCACAATTTTCAAACACCTTTTGACCCAGAGCTTATTGTATATCATTGCACACAGggaagagaacaaaagaaaccaccttagagttttgtgttttccataaGAAATCAGAAGAGGGAATGTGGCGAGTGTATGAGACCTGGCAGAACATCTCTGCATCACAGGACTTTACTACTTCTCAGGATAATGTAGGAATACAGGAAACTGTCTGTAAATAACTGTACAAATGACTGTATTTGATGTAAATGTATCTTAATCTCCTGATTATAGCCAAGTGGGGAAGCTTTGACACATACCACCAGGTTCACTGCAGTTTTCCCGTCCATCTTTTATAAAATTATTATATCTGCCAGCAGCCATGCTACAAAGGTGACAAAGGTTGAAAATCAAAGTGTTTCttctgtgtattttcttttgatgCTATTTTgtataaaagaataaaagcaatgtacaaatgtataaatatgaactttatttgtgtttagAAAGACTGACTGCAAAATACATACATGATAAGAAATTAAAGATGATAATTAAGTGTTGCTCCAACAGCTACCGATGCAAAATAAAGGAGAGTTTTAAACAATTGTCAGATGACATAACATACATTTTAACTTCTAAAACCTGAGCCTGtatgattttcactttttccctttccctttccctcctctttgAGATTTCCCACTTTTCTTTGAGTACTTTGCTTCCAGGTCAGACAGGAAACTGTTGAAATTCTGTTCTCTGGACTGCTGCTTTTGCTGTAAAATGAGAAACAAGGGAAGGTCaaagaggaaaggggggaagaaTCATCGGTCACATACTCGTGCAAATGCGTTTGTTACCCTAAGCATCATGACGAGACTGTCGTCCTCATCCCCGAGGCTCATCTCCTTCTGCATCTCTTCCGCTTCTTGTCGCTCTCTGTCGGCCTGAAAATCAAATTTAAGCACATTACTGAGACTGGTCAAAGAAAGGTACCAGAGCTGCATCTGTTGcaactgtctgtgtgtccgtgtgggCATATGCTTCACCTGTACAGGTTTACTGTATCTCATTAGTGATGTCATTACTTGAGCCAAGGATGACATTAAAGTATCCAGTTAGCTTGTTGGTTTGTGCGTTTTCTCGACTACAGAACatatttccacgaaacttggtggaaggatgggacatgggccatgAAAGACCCCATTACGTTTTGGCATGGATCCAGACAAAGAGGCAGATCCAGGTacttttttatcacttcctTTATCATTGTGAGTTTGAgcgtgtttttccccccactgatTTCCCAAGAAATAATGCAtagatcttgatgaaaaataaaataataatcagacaTATccaggggactgatatctatgagtgtgttaACTGAATAGAAGGACACTGTTGGGCTTGGCGGAGGAATACGTTCTAACGAGAGACATTCTAGATTGAATTTGATGAAATCAACCTAAGTAGAAAGGGTTGGAGCTTTAGTTGCACCATTTGTCCATCCAACAATCACAACAGAAAACCTAGACATCAACGTGTTCCTCACCCTCTTCCTGCgcgccctcttcttcttcacgctCTCCTGGGTGAACGCTGGGAATGCCGTGGCGTCTCCGCTCTGGATGGCGGCCTGGATGATGCTGCAGAGCCTGGGCTCGTCTTCCTGGGAGCAGCACAGGGCTGAGGCGGTGATGGCGTCCATGTCTCCCTGGTGTTGCACGTAAAGCTGCATCAAGTCCTGCCGCTCCTCATCAGAGCCCTTATATTTCTTCTCAAATTCAAGGATGTCCTGCACTGTGATCTGGGAGATGGACGcagtagaggcagagctggttGTCAAggtacattattaaaaaaaaagtgtgacagTTGCTGCTGGTCAGGGCTATAAAATGATGATAACGTCCTGTTTTATGACTCTACAACATGCAGTTTGCATTAATAAACAATTCTCCCGAGGTACAACTCAAATTGCTGTGACACATTAACCTTGAACCGCATTTAATCTATGTCATGTACCATAAA
The sequence above is a segment of the Scophthalmus maximus strain ysfricsl-2021 chromosome 10, ASM2237912v1, whole genome shotgun sequence genome. Coding sequences within it:
- the fam149b1 gene encoding protein FAM149B1 isoform X1, yielding MISRYNRRPVSHKLEIRGLSRSSLDHHPLPEEADDNQTPQRYLHDLQESVSTHNSSETSAASGDSDCPTVLSVDSNQSWSGFRSSTGTGISTERSSVFSWGYDEFDKAASRQVQQMFGEIDKELYEGRGSGGGILKGLQDECEQWATRFPHLRILGTQLVYPSDEGFQWYATSGMSISTSSPAAGTEGRVTSQETDEGGKELNVQGRRAALITSSSAEPDGPPSASAGSSSHYKRVIEVEGLMEEYLAFDSRDLEDKWAQDCSESGRKHHSLPPVSPYRCRYQAVLDLLFDDVWRQLVGWMKELVRRHWECCTSNDEKTSGSLSPVHQDSQNPFMLLSTLPTLLPKLGQSRGPPLTAGLQLQNTKSRGSKHKSRRKSKKQKRPSAAGRVPVGAVATQHSLNDLIVIHSIPLQQRSALERNHEPEERASHRPGSSAVPSSKPRPRRNLEQSSSPLSRPAQSARRRNPPPRTLLPLVPSLSQFSTAGSMDEVVRGTRLPTASDHLSSPLSPLSRNTLLPPISSGDPDSSQSKPAQRRKGSSSRAHSAINDEAGGSIPRDRLHLLDVFSRPNTTHTYRSDTPYRRSFTVLDSIGQGRPGRASVGTDSLGIGVTGVSLGISSSSFLDSFSHHPLGHSPIEDEEEPDHQAPVPVAPLVPVSVPPRSYTRGGISSRASRLGL
- the dnajc9 gene encoding dnaJ homolog subfamily C member 9, with the translated sequence MGLLERCRELFNTPNLYEVLGTNKEAAEADIRRSYYKVSLRVHPDRAPEDPRATEKFQVLGKLYSVLSDKEQRAVYDEQGVVDEESDALSQERCWEDHWRLLFPKITVQDILEFEKKYKGSDEERQDLMQLYVQHQGDMDAITASALCCSQEDEPRLCSIIQAAIQSGDATAFPAFTQESVKKKRARRKRADRERQEAEEMQKEMSLGDEDDSLVMMLRQKQQSREQNFNSFLSDLEAKYSKKSGKSQRGGKGKGKK
- the fam149b1 gene encoding protein FAM149B1 isoform X2 codes for the protein MISRYNRRPVSHKLEIRGLSRSSLDHHPLPEEADDNQTPQRYLHDLQESVSTHNSSETSAASGDSDCPTVLSVDSNQSWSGFRSSTGTGISTERSSVFSWGYDEFDKAASRQVQQMFGEIDKELYEGRGSGGGILKGLQDECEQWATRFPHLRILGTQLVYPSDEGFQWYATSGMSISTSSPAAGTEGRVTSQETDEGGKELNVQGRRAALITSSSAEPDGPPSASAGSSSHYKRVIEVEGLMEEYLAFDSRDLEDKWAQDCSESGRKHHSLPPVSPYRCRYQAVLDLLFDDVWRQLVGWMKELVRRHWECCTSNDEKTSGSLSPVHQDSQNPFMLLSTLPTLLPKLGQSRGPPLTAGLQLQNTKSRGSKHKSRRKSKKQKRPSAAGRVPVGAVATQHSLNDLIVIHSIPLQQRSALERNHEPEERASHRPGSSAVPSSKPRPRRNLEQSSSPLSRPAQSARRRNPPPRTLLPLVPSLSQFSTAGSMDEVVRGTRLPTASDHLSSPLSPLSRNTLLPPISSGDPDSSQSKPAQRRKGSSSRAHSAINDEAGGSIPRDRLHLLDVFSRPNTTHTYRSDTPYRRSFTVLDSIGQGRPGRASVGTDSLGIGVTGVSLGISSSSFLDSFSHHPLGHSPIEDEEEPDHQAPVPAPLVPVSVPPRSYTRGGISSRASRLGL
- the fam149b1 gene encoding protein FAM149B1 isoform X3 gives rise to the protein MISRYNRRPVSHKLEIRGLSRSSLDHHPLPEEADDNQTPQRYLHDLQESVSTHNSSETSAASGDSDCPTVLSVDSNQSWSGFRSSTGTGISTERSSVFSWGYDEFDKAASRQVQQMFGEIDKELYEGRGSGGGILKGLQDECEQWATRFPHLRILGTQLVYPSDEGFQWYATSGMSISTSSPAAGTEGRVTSQETDEGGKELNVQGRRAALITSSSAEPDGPPSASAGSSSHYKRVIEVEGLMEEYLAFDSRDLEDKWAQDCSESGRKHHSLPPVSPYRCRYQAVLDLLFDDVWRQLVGWMKELVRRHWECCTSNDEKTSGSLSPVHQDSQNPFMLLSTLPTLLPKLGQSRGPPLTAGLQLQAGRVPVGAVATQHSLNDLIVIHSIPLQQRSALERNHEPEERASHRPGSSAVPSSKPRPRRNLEQSSSPLSRPAQSARRRNPPPRTLLPLVPSLSQFSTAGSMDEVVRGTRLPTASDHLSSPLSPLSRNTLLPPISSGDPDSSQSKPAQRRKGSSSRAHSAINDEAGGSIPRDRLHLLDVFSRPNTTHTYRSDTPYRRSFTVLDSIGQGRPGRASVGTDSLGIGVTGVSLGISSSSFLDSFSHHPLGHSPIEDEEEPDHQAPVPVAPLVPVSVPPRSYTRGGISSRASRLGL